From one Nitrosococcus halophilus Nc 4 genomic stretch:
- a CDS encoding NAD-glutamate dehydrogenase, with the protein MKIFVEVRESQGTYSDYEQKLIEIHSLLDKQKKIHEKRFLKTLSSLLITPDSFLLSVPSYRLAPLITQFFTIIGARETEIAAHCLPFPEKTGTLVLISSPDASYLIASLKALQESQDLTFEIMAHHVLMIKRQGQEIIDLKAGSELGPKESLILLKLEETDKEHLQNFTACIEKIFSQALNVQRNKESLAAKLSQLEQASVFQPWRNFLGWIREGAFIPFSYHCFIVNSQADGEFHLQENERLGLSLDSLLGSLTTKANLSPLLAILGPEEVQREFPVLVQQTAIKSALYRSEPLVYLGFQEPLEKGKHKEHAFIGLFSETALAGTAMNIPALRNKVEQSLKQLHVPTAGHEYDKLIELFNLFPKVELFFMGEIQLQIIARSLLSFLYRSDLVKLLILASPSPTRIATLVLIPQDFFDESHLSDIEAYLCRAFTGRLENSQVIRGTRNHYVGLHLTFLPQQKEVHIPINRLENTLSQIAKPWDYKLQLLLQQAMGKEQGEVLWNKYRRGFSPEYRALIPPQAALQDIKGLEHVLETEQQFIDLWDSRYELPKEHYRLQFYSSRESFLDELMPVLENLGLRVIDQVRFALKVENRGLFIKSFSVKVTRDTAKPLSSLRAPLLDALTALFRGEVDNDPLNELLVLTGLSWKEIDIFRSYRNYYFQLGTPFTLSRFHQSLSHNPQVALLLCRYFEARFRPDPRWEDPMRREEEGLLPIRLELATALKSVTNVNEDRILRTLFNLIDATVRTNFYRRQTQKDYFLAFKISSLGVIDMPTPRPMYEIYIHSAAMEGIHLRGGHVARGGLRWSDRPDDFRTEILGLMQTQMMKNALIVPVGAKGGFIVKRPFSTREEGARLSKQAYITFIQGLLDLTDNRQGDAIVRPPKIVAYDEADPYLVVAADKGTAHLPDTANEVAKQYHFWLGDAFASGGAFGYHHKKLGITARGAWECVKRHFRELDQDIQTQPFTAVGVGSMDGDVFGNGMLLSRQTRLRAAFGAAHIFIDPDPDPEVSYKERKRLFELPGSSWDDYDRTLISEGGGVYSRQDKDIPLSPQVRQWLNTRHRFMDGEGLIRLLLTAPADLLWFGGIGTYVKASTEKHLDVGDRANDSVRVDASQVQARVVGEGANLGFTQKGRTEYALGGGHINTDAIDNSGGVDLSDHEVNLKILFNHLREKGIITSWEEQNQCLEKVKEEVCQQVLANNYSQSLCLSLDRQRCLRDLEPFMEVANRLENAGLLDRLADAFPHHKEVLARHGEGLTRPELAVLMSYSKMQLYQILLEQPDFLSSLFLQEFVVRYFPQAITDQFGNQLYDHPLAKEITATILCNTIIDHAGCTFLTWIEELKGTAITTLVVTYLTFDKVLAGEALRAQIYALDNIIPSARQHALLLQLEDTLASFCHWTVSQDKPITPREETLSSLHDHLAQYEQHQEQNLSESERRLFSEKLKELQEEGFTAALARRIALWDRLTDFPLLVDLVNESGEEFTTVVSAYEGVSNYLGYPDIKDLLSRVPVRDRWERRAQTTFRERFRAYLATLTLAILATPDRSMATFFAAQDRQQKLLKYQRLLEELQETSPTDLLPFTVLNSQLESLVRA; encoded by the coding sequence ATGAAAATTTTTGTGGAAGTCCGTGAATCCCAAGGCACCTACAGCGATTATGAACAAAAACTGATTGAAATTCATTCACTCTTAGATAAACAAAAAAAAATCCACGAAAAACGATTTCTTAAAACGCTCTCCAGTTTACTCATTACGCCTGACTCTTTTTTGCTCTCCGTTCCTAGCTACCGCCTCGCCCCCCTGATAACCCAATTTTTTACCATCATTGGCGCACGTGAAACCGAAATTGCAGCCCACTGCCTACCCTTCCCGGAGAAAACCGGCACCTTGGTGCTGATAAGTTCCCCCGATGCTTCCTATCTGATTGCTTCCCTCAAGGCCTTACAAGAATCGCAAGACTTAACCTTTGAAATAATGGCCCACCATGTCTTGATGATAAAACGCCAGGGCCAGGAAATTATTGATTTAAAGGCAGGCAGCGAATTAGGCCCCAAAGAATCATTGATTCTTCTGAAACTCGAAGAAACCGATAAAGAACATTTACAAAACTTTACGGCTTGTATTGAGAAAATATTCTCGCAAGCTTTAAACGTTCAAAGAAATAAAGAATCTCTGGCCGCCAAACTGAGTCAATTAGAACAGGCTTCGGTTTTTCAACCCTGGCGGAATTTCCTCGGCTGGATTCGAGAAGGTGCTTTTATTCCCTTTTCCTATCATTGTTTCATAGTCAACTCTCAAGCTGACGGAGAATTCCATCTCCAAGAAAATGAACGGTTGGGTTTGTCCCTTGATTCCTTGTTGGGTTCTTTAACCACAAAGGCAAACCTCTCTCCTTTACTGGCGATCTTAGGCCCTGAGGAGGTTCAGCGAGAATTCCCCGTACTCGTCCAGCAAACGGCAATAAAAAGCGCTCTTTATCGCTCCGAGCCCCTGGTTTATCTTGGATTTCAAGAGCCCTTAGAAAAAGGAAAACACAAGGAGCACGCTTTTATCGGCTTATTCTCTGAAACGGCGCTTGCAGGCACGGCGATGAATATCCCGGCGTTGCGGAACAAAGTGGAACAAAGCTTAAAACAGTTACACGTGCCTACCGCTGGTCATGAGTACGATAAGCTGATTGAGCTGTTCAATCTTTTCCCTAAGGTAGAGCTATTTTTTATGGGCGAGATACAATTGCAAATCATTGCCCGCTCCTTACTGTCCTTTCTCTATCGCTCTGACCTTGTCAAGCTGCTTATTCTTGCCAGTCCTAGCCCGACGAGAATTGCCACCCTCGTTCTTATCCCCCAAGATTTTTTTGATGAGTCCCATTTAAGCGACATTGAAGCCTACCTCTGTCGCGCCTTCACCGGAAGGCTTGAAAATTCCCAGGTCATCCGAGGAACCCGCAATCATTATGTAGGTTTGCACTTGACTTTCCTGCCCCAACAAAAGGAAGTCCATATTCCTATTAACCGGCTGGAAAATACGCTCTCCCAAATTGCCAAACCCTGGGATTATAAGCTCCAGTTATTGCTGCAACAGGCCATGGGAAAGGAACAGGGAGAAGTTTTATGGAATAAATACCGCAGGGGGTTTTCTCCGGAATATCGGGCACTCATCCCCCCCCAGGCGGCGCTGCAAGATATCAAGGGCCTAGAACACGTCTTGGAGACGGAGCAGCAATTCATCGATTTGTGGGACTCCCGTTACGAACTACCGAAGGAACATTATCGTCTTCAGTTTTATAGCTCCCGGGAAAGTTTTCTCGATGAGCTCATGCCCGTGCTGGAAAATTTGGGTTTAAGGGTGATCGATCAGGTTCGATTTGCCCTCAAGGTGGAAAATCGAGGGCTTTTTATTAAAAGCTTTTCTGTGAAAGTGACCAGAGACACAGCCAAACCCCTTTCTTCCCTGCGCGCCCCTCTTCTGGACGCTTTGACGGCTTTGTTTCGCGGCGAAGTCGATAATGATCCCCTGAATGAGCTACTGGTACTGACCGGGCTCTCCTGGAAGGAAATCGATATATTCCGTAGCTATCGGAATTATTACTTCCAACTGGGGACGCCTTTTACCCTCTCTCGCTTCCACCAGTCCCTCAGCCATAATCCCCAGGTGGCCTTGCTCCTATGCCGCTATTTTGAGGCCCGATTTCGTCCCGATCCCCGTTGGGAGGACCCGATGCGGCGGGAAGAAGAAGGACTGCTTCCCATCCGTCTGGAGCTGGCTACCGCCCTCAAGTCGGTCACCAATGTCAATGAAGACCGTATTCTGCGGACCTTGTTTAACCTCATTGATGCTACCGTGCGCACCAACTTCTACCGCAGGCAGACCCAAAAGGATTATTTCCTTGCTTTTAAAATTAGCAGCTTAGGCGTGATTGATATGCCCACCCCTAGGCCCATGTATGAAATCTACATCCACTCGGCGGCCATGGAAGGGATTCACCTGCGCGGTGGACACGTGGCCCGCGGCGGGCTGCGTTGGTCGGATCGCCCGGATGATTTTCGCACCGAGATCCTCGGGTTGATGCAGACTCAAATGATGAAAAATGCCCTTATCGTACCGGTGGGAGCTAAAGGAGGCTTTATCGTAAAACGTCCCTTTAGCACCCGTGAGGAAGGGGCCAGGCTGTCGAAACAGGCCTACATCACCTTCATTCAAGGGCTCCTCGACCTTACCGACAACCGGCAAGGGGACGCCATTGTCCGTCCGCCCAAAATCGTCGCCTATGACGAAGCCGACCCTTATCTGGTGGTTGCCGCCGATAAGGGCACGGCCCATCTCCCCGATACCGCCAATGAAGTGGCGAAGCAATATCATTTCTGGCTTGGCGACGCTTTCGCCAGTGGCGGCGCTTTTGGCTACCATCATAAAAAACTGGGGATCACCGCCCGGGGCGCCTGGGAGTGCGTGAAGCGGCATTTCCGTGAACTGGATCAGGATATTCAAACCCAACCCTTTACCGCGGTAGGCGTTGGCAGCATGGACGGGGATGTGTTCGGCAATGGCATGCTGCTCTCCCGTCAAACACGCTTGCGGGCCGCCTTTGGGGCCGCCCATATCTTTATTGATCCCGACCCAGACCCGGAAGTTTCCTATAAAGAGCGGAAACGATTATTTGAACTACCGGGGTCCTCCTGGGATGACTATGACAGAACCCTCATTTCCGAGGGAGGAGGAGTTTATTCCCGCCAGGACAAGGATATCCCCCTTTCCCCTCAGGTCCGCCAGTGGCTCAACACCCGGCACCGATTCATGGATGGCGAAGGACTGATTCGCTTGCTCCTCACCGCCCCGGCTGATCTCCTCTGGTTCGGCGGCATTGGCACCTATGTTAAGGCAAGCACGGAAAAGCATCTGGATGTGGGGGACCGGGCCAATGACTCGGTTCGGGTCGACGCCTCCCAAGTACAAGCCCGGGTCGTGGGTGAAGGGGCCAATCTGGGCTTTACCCAGAAGGGGCGTACCGAATACGCCCTGGGGGGTGGCCATATCAACACGGACGCTATCGATAACTCCGGGGGGGTGGATCTTTCCGACCATGAGGTGAACCTCAAAATCCTTTTTAATCATTTAAGGGAAAAAGGAATCATCACTTCCTGGGAAGAACAGAACCAGTGCCTGGAAAAGGTCAAGGAAGAAGTGTGCCAACAGGTGCTGGCAAACAACTACAGCCAGAGCCTATGCTTGTCCCTGGATCGGCAGCGCTGCCTACGGGACCTGGAACCTTTCATGGAGGTGGCGAATCGCCTAGAAAATGCAGGGTTGCTGGATCGTCTTGCCGATGCATTTCCCCACCACAAGGAAGTCCTGGCGCGACATGGTGAAGGTTTAACCCGCCCGGAGTTGGCGGTTTTAATGTCCTATAGCAAAATGCAACTTTACCAAATCCTATTAGAGCAGCCAGATTTTTTGTCTTCGCTATTTCTGCAAGAATTTGTCGTCCGTTATTTTCCACAGGCGATAACCGACCAGTTTGGTAACCAACTATACGATCATCCCCTCGCCAAGGAAATTACGGCCACCATCTTGTGCAACACGATTATTGATCACGCAGGCTGCACCTTTCTTACCTGGATAGAAGAATTAAAAGGTACCGCCATCACCACGCTTGTGGTCACTTATTTGACCTTTGATAAAGTGCTGGCAGGTGAGGCTCTGCGTGCCCAAATCTATGCATTAGATAACATTATTCCGAGCGCTCGCCAACATGCGCTGTTGTTACAGCTTGAGGATACTTTGGCCAGTTTCTGCCACTGGACGGTGAGTCAAGACAAACCCATTACCCCCCGTGAAGAAACCCTCTCCTCCCTCCATGATCACTTAGCACAGTATGAGCAACACCAAGAACAAAATTTATCCGAATCCGAGCGCCGGCTTTTTTCGGAAAAGCTCAAGGAGCTACAAGAAGAAGGTTTTACAGCAGCACTTGCTCGCCGCATTGCCCTTTGGGATCGTCTCACCGATTTTCCCCTCCTAGTCGATCTCGTCAATGAGTCGGGAGAAGAATTTACCACTGTGGTGAGCGCTTATGAAGGAGTCTCCAATTATTTAGGCTACCCGGATATCAAGGATCTACTGAGCCGGGTGCCGGTGCGTGACCGCTGGGAACGCAGAGCGCAAACCACCTTTAGGGAACGATTCAGGGCTTATCTAGCAACCTTGACTTTGGCAATACTCGCCACGCCGGATCGCAGCATGGCGACTTTTTTTGCTGCCCAAGATCGGCAACAAAAATTATTGAAGTACCAAAGACTGCTGGAAGAACTGCAGGAAACCTCGCCCACGGATCTGCTACCTTTTACAGTACTGAATAGCCAATTAGAGTCCCTAGTGCGAGCCTAA
- a CDS encoding DoxX family protein, producing MGMSLGTADDLGKLILRLTLGILILFHGIGKITHGISGIEEMVQGIGLPPSAAYGVYLGEIGGPLLLLLGWYARVGAGLIAINMLFAIFLAHRPELLNLTPQGGWALELQGMFLLTALALTLTGPGRFSLNNR from the coding sequence ATGGGTATGAGTTTGGGTACGGCCGATGATCTCGGTAAGCTGATTTTACGGCTCACGCTGGGCATTTTGATCCTCTTCCATGGGATCGGCAAAATCACCCATGGCATCAGTGGTATCGAAGAGATGGTGCAAGGGATCGGTCTGCCACCCTCCGCCGCCTATGGTGTTTACCTCGGCGAGATTGGCGGACCCCTCCTGTTATTGCTCGGCTGGTATGCCCGCGTTGGCGCCGGATTGATCGCCATCAACATGCTCTTTGCCATTTTTTTGGCTCACCGCCCGGAACTTCTCAATCTGACCCCCCAGGGCGGTTGGGCCTTGGAATTGCAGGGGATGTTTTTGTTGACCGCCCTGGCCTTGACTCTCACCGGTCCCGGCCGCTTTAGCCTCAACAATCGCTAA
- a CDS encoding STAS domain-containing protein: protein MEIPMNLHMEKSNGTVVLYIKEKRLDAHNSGELKDRMLELGENGKIHLVVDLAEVRFIDSSGLGALLSGHKNTSLRNGSFKLCGLQSQVQSMFELTRFAPGL, encoded by the coding sequence ATGGAGATACCTATGAATCTGCACATGGAGAAAAGTAACGGGACAGTAGTCCTTTATATCAAGGAAAAACGCCTAGATGCCCACAACTCAGGAGAATTAAAAGACCGAATGCTAGAGCTAGGGGAAAATGGAAAAATTCACCTGGTGGTGGATTTAGCAGAGGTCCGGTTTATTGACAGTTCCGGCCTTGGCGCATTGCTCTCTGGCCATAAAAATACTAGCCTCCGGAATGGAAGCTTTAAATTGTGTGGTCTTCAATCCCAGGTGCAATCCATGTTCGAACTTACCCGTTTTGCACCGGGTCTTTGA
- a CDS encoding ATP-binding protein, which produces MCNGDIQLDIVVPNKTCYLGFIGEIGEKVAEELDRYSGDRKALAYHLNLALTEALVNAIEHGNTGDSEQTVHVTIQVLPDQLCIKVYDHGQGFDLDRVKTPDLEDPGERGRGIFLIKSIMDSVSYHKINGGNVLEMRKILD; this is translated from the coding sequence ATGTGTAATGGGGATATTCAATTAGACATCGTGGTCCCAAATAAAACCTGCTATCTCGGTTTTATTGGAGAAATCGGCGAAAAAGTTGCTGAAGAGCTGGATCGCTATAGCGGTGACCGCAAAGCCCTCGCCTACCATCTTAATCTGGCCTTGACCGAAGCCCTAGTCAATGCGATTGAGCATGGGAATACGGGGGACAGTGAGCAAACCGTCCATGTCACCATTCAGGTTTTACCCGATCAATTATGCATCAAAGTTTATGACCACGGGCAGGGCTTTGACCTTGACCGGGTGAAAACGCCCGACCTAGAAGATCCTGGGGAACGGGGCCGCGGCATTTTTTTGATCAAGTCCATCATGGATTCTGTGAGCTACCATAAAATTAATGGAGGGAATGTGTTAGAAATGAGAAAAATTCTTGATTGA
- a CDS encoding R3H domain-containing nucleic acid-binding protein translates to MNLQNSTDDLQQLIGILPRSLRTVLQGLPQQHLLEIIMDVGRSPQARFSGQTVNLSADPVSPADLEQVVASVGEFSADNRAGIEGTLHRISCLRNRRGKIIGLTLRVGRAVTGTIDSIRDLIERGASLLLLGRPGVGKTTRLREIARVLADEFGKRVIIIDTSNEIAGDGDIPHPAIGSARRMQVPHPERQHGVMIEAVENHMPEVIIVDEIGTGAEATAARTIAERGVQLIGTAHGNTLENLVMNPTLADLVGGVQTVTLGDDEARLRGTQKTINERKAPPTFDAVVEIVDREAVIVHPDTAGAVDKLLRGLDPGGIRRSPQGEVVFLPEEPPPQESPRQVSTINQTGWVRIHPYALSRDTVERVIRDLRLEARTVKRPDQADFILALRSRAEDARLRRILQATQLPLYVVKKNTTAQIRRLLQNVFNILHGMPRDEVDAAVGEAEAAIKRVMEEGVTVALLPRPASMRKLQHRLAARHRLTAESVGSEPQRHLIIHPT, encoded by the coding sequence TTGAATTTGCAGAACTCTACTGACGATTTACAACAGCTCATAGGGATTTTGCCCCGCAGTCTCCGCACCGTCTTGCAGGGGCTGCCGCAGCAACATCTTTTGGAAATTATCATGGATGTGGGGCGTTCGCCCCAGGCCCGTTTTTCTGGGCAAACGGTTAATTTGTCCGCAGACCCTGTGAGCCCCGCAGATTTAGAGCAGGTGGTCGCCTCAGTCGGCGAGTTTAGTGCCGATAATCGGGCCGGTATCGAGGGGACTTTGCACCGCATCTCCTGTTTGCGTAACCGCCGTGGAAAGATCATTGGCTTGACCCTTCGAGTAGGACGGGCGGTGACGGGAACGATTGATTCCATCCGGGATCTTATTGAGCGGGGGGCGAGCCTACTGCTCCTGGGACGGCCAGGGGTGGGCAAAACGACCCGCTTACGGGAAATCGCACGGGTGCTGGCCGACGAATTCGGCAAGCGGGTGATCATCATTGATACCTCTAATGAAATCGCCGGTGATGGCGATATTCCCCATCCGGCCATTGGCAGTGCCCGCCGGATGCAAGTGCCCCATCCCGAGCGTCAGCATGGGGTCATGATCGAGGCGGTGGAAAACCATATGCCGGAGGTCATTATCGTGGACGAGATCGGGACCGGGGCCGAGGCCACGGCGGCCCGGACCATTGCCGAACGGGGGGTGCAGCTCATTGGAACCGCCCATGGCAATACCTTAGAAAATCTGGTGATGAACCCCACTTTAGCCGATTTGGTGGGGGGAGTTCAGACCGTTACCCTAGGTGACGATGAGGCCCGGCTGCGGGGGACTCAAAAGACCATTAATGAGCGCAAGGCTCCCCCCACCTTTGATGCGGTGGTAGAAATTGTGGATCGGGAGGCGGTAATCGTCCATCCCGATACGGCCGGTGCCGTAGATAAGTTGCTGCGGGGCCTTGACCCCGGTGGCATACGGCGCTCTCCCCAGGGGGAAGTAGTTTTCCTTCCTGAAGAACCGCCTCCCCAGGAGTCGCCTAGGCAAGTATCGACGATAAACCAGACAGGGTGGGTACGGATTCATCCCTATGCCCTGAGCCGCGATACGGTAGAGCGGGTCATCCGGGATTTGCGTCTGGAGGCCCGGACAGTCAAGCGTCCAGATCAAGCGGATTTCATATTGGCGCTCCGCTCCCGGGCTGAAGATGCCCGCTTACGGCGGATACTCCAAGCGACCCAGTTGCCCCTTTACGTGGTAAAAAAGAACACCACGGCTCAAATTCGGCGCCTATTGCAGAATGTGTTTAACATCCTCCATGGGATGCCAAGGGACGAGGTGGATGCTGCCGTGGGCGAGGCGGAAGCCGCTATCAAGCGAGTGATGGAAGAGGGAGTCACGGTGGCTTTATTACCCCGTCCGGCGTCGATGCGGAAGTTGCAGCACCGCCTTGCCGCCCGCCACCGTCTCACGGCAGAAAGCGTGGGCAGTGAGCCCCAACGACATTTGATCATCCATCCGACTTGA
- a CDS encoding TIM-barrel domain-containing protein, translated as MNPSISLWWRIAATLLLLCCSSLALAEVQRLKFEAEGNYLLVEWLDDDLLHFEYGPGAGPVTDQPLITTDMVCQEGEAVPEVVCGTDFTGPTQFNQEGDTVIETQEVRLVIEPRTLLVTVIDRSRNDKVLTTFHPLNLDQEFKGLVFTRTPELDVYGLGQQFVEPGTSDIDWDGRVREGGEFGNVMAGFNGGANGNTQIPVLYAVNGASYENYALFLDNTYKQRWDFRGDSQWQVEMFGEVIRFYLMTGPDLLDLRRDYMDLVGHPPVPPKRMFGLWISEYGYDHWDELMGKLNSLRSHKFPLDGFVLDLQWFGGIPDVTGECRMGSLDFDRGAFPAPADTMATLRNQHQVGIMLIEEAYVCASLPEHQKLQAEGCLVKHRPGSPEPVFLCGFFGCGSMIDYTDEGCARFWHDDERQKLIESGVIGHWTDLGEPEFFSPEAGYGAGRHADAHNIFNFRWLRGIYRGYQRHQVQQRPFMMSRSGTAGIQRFGAAMWSGDISSRLSSLAAHAANQMHMSFSGIDYYGADIGGFHRNLEGDLNEMYTQWYAYGMMFDIPGRPHVENLCNCKETAPDRIGDLHSNLENTRLRYRLIPYLYSLAHRAYLYGEPVMPPLVMYYQSDPNVRSLGHEKLIGRDLLAAMVAEHGETERDVYLPQGTWFDWHSGRKIASSGMWLPKVPVQRNGVLRLPLYARAGALIPLMPVDEKILNALGERRDGPMDPNLQVRVFPVEEGAETQFTLFEDDGKTLAYQEGAVRTTRISQLRTGAEVLSVMVAAAEGTYAGAPSSRNVTIELVTEKEAEAVQLNGTPLPKRASLTEFQQHETGWMKGSQGRVLAKSGLLPVNQSRQFAFKLKESPPCTSTYRSISVPGEGNGWNPADPQRTLTSCTGKIWQGRITLYQEQYKFAADGAWTVNWGQDGQQDGPNFPARSPGVYEVTFNEADPAHPRFDFLQEAPAQPLHFVCENGHTVPGISVYVVGNVDELGAWEPGKAIKLEPDGPYPTWTGWIPNLPPETPIEWKCIKRQEQGESPQVVQWEPGDNHIVDRGQAEQRGGF; from the coding sequence GTGAACCCCTCTATCTCTCTTTGGTGGCGAATCGCCGCTACTCTCCTGCTCCTGTGTTGTTCCTCCCTGGCGCTGGCTGAAGTCCAGCGGCTCAAATTCGAAGCGGAGGGGAATTATCTCCTGGTAGAGTGGTTAGACGATGACCTCTTGCATTTCGAATATGGCCCAGGTGCAGGACCAGTGACCGACCAACCTCTGATCACCACCGACATGGTTTGCCAGGAAGGAGAGGCCGTCCCAGAGGTGGTCTGTGGGACGGATTTTACTGGCCCCACCCAATTTAATCAGGAAGGGGACACGGTCATTGAAACGCAGGAAGTGCGTCTTGTGATTGAGCCCCGTACGCTTTTGGTGACGGTCATCGATAGATCCCGTAACGATAAGGTGTTGACCACTTTTCATCCCTTGAACCTGGATCAAGAGTTTAAGGGATTGGTCTTCACCCGCACCCCAGAGCTGGATGTCTATGGCCTGGGGCAGCAATTTGTGGAACCGGGCACCAGTGACATTGATTGGGACGGTCGGGTTCGGGAAGGAGGTGAGTTTGGCAATGTCATGGCCGGGTTCAACGGGGGGGCCAATGGCAACACCCAAATTCCGGTCCTCTATGCGGTCAATGGGGCGAGCTATGAAAATTACGCCCTCTTTTTAGATAACACCTATAAGCAACGTTGGGACTTTCGCGGCGACTCCCAATGGCAGGTGGAGATGTTCGGGGAGGTGATCCGGTTTTACCTGATGACGGGCCCGGATCTTCTGGATCTGCGCCGGGATTATATGGACTTGGTGGGCCATCCGCCGGTGCCCCCCAAACGGATGTTTGGCCTCTGGATATCCGAGTATGGCTACGATCATTGGGATGAACTCATGGGAAAGCTGAATTCCCTGCGCAGCCATAAGTTTCCCTTGGATGGCTTTGTGCTGGATTTGCAATGGTTCGGGGGAATCCCGGATGTGACCGGGGAATGCCGGATGGGCTCTCTGGATTTTGACCGGGGAGCCTTTCCCGCCCCCGCAGACACCATGGCTACCCTCCGGAATCAGCACCAGGTGGGGATTATGCTCATTGAAGAAGCCTATGTCTGCGCTTCCCTCCCGGAGCACCAAAAACTCCAAGCAGAAGGCTGTTTGGTGAAGCACCGCCCCGGCAGTCCCGAGCCCGTTTTTCTATGTGGTTTTTTTGGTTGCGGCAGCATGATCGATTACACCGATGAGGGTTGCGCTCGCTTCTGGCATGATGACGAACGGCAAAAATTGATTGAATCGGGGGTAATCGGCCATTGGACCGACCTGGGGGAGCCAGAATTCTTTAGTCCAGAGGCGGGGTATGGGGCAGGCCGCCATGCCGATGCTCACAATATTTTCAATTTCCGCTGGTTACGGGGAATTTACCGGGGTTACCAGCGCCACCAAGTCCAGCAGCGGCCGTTCATGATGTCCCGCTCGGGCACCGCGGGTATTCAGCGCTTTGGGGCGGCCATGTGGTCCGGAGACATCTCTTCCCGTTTGAGTAGTCTAGCGGCTCATGCCGCCAATCAGATGCACATGTCCTTTTCGGGGATTGATTATTACGGCGCGGATATCGGGGGTTTTCACCGAAATTTGGAGGGGGATCTTAACGAGATGTACACCCAGTGGTATGCCTACGGGATGATGTTCGATATCCCCGGCCGGCCCCACGTGGAGAATCTCTGCAATTGTAAGGAAACCGCCCCGGATCGAATCGGAGATCTCCACAGCAACCTGGAAAATACCCGCCTCCGCTATCGCCTCATTCCTTATCTATACTCCCTGGCCCATCGGGCCTATCTTTACGGTGAACCGGTCATGCCGCCCTTGGTGATGTATTACCAAAGCGACCCTAATGTCCGCAGCCTGGGTCATGAAAAGCTCATCGGTCGCGATCTCTTGGCGGCCATGGTGGCCGAGCACGGAGAAACGGAGCGGGATGTGTATCTCCCCCAGGGCACCTGGTTCGATTGGCACAGCGGGCGGAAGATCGCCAGTTCAGGAATGTGGCTCCCTAAAGTCCCGGTGCAACGGAATGGAGTCCTCCGGTTGCCCCTATATGCCCGGGCCGGAGCCCTCATTCCCCTGATGCCAGTAGATGAGAAAATCCTCAATGCCCTCGGGGAGCGTCGCGATGGCCCCATGGACCCGAATCTTCAGGTGCGGGTTTTCCCGGTCGAGGAAGGGGCAGAAACCCAATTTACCCTCTTTGAAGATGACGGTAAGACCCTGGCTTATCAGGAGGGCGCGGTCCGAACCACCCGGATTTCCCAGTTGCGGACGGGGGCGGAGGTCCTTTCGGTGATGGTTGCCGCCGCGGAAGGCACCTATGCCGGTGCCCCTAGCTCCAGAAATGTGACCATTGAACTGGTCACAGAGAAAGAGGCCGAAGCTGTACAGCTCAATGGGACTCCACTGCCAAAACGGGCCTCCTTGACTGAATTTCAGCAACATGAGACCGGCTGGATGAAGGGAAGCCAGGGGAGGGTCCTGGCCAAATCCGGACTCTTGCCTGTCAACCAGTCCCGGCAATTTGCCTTCAAATTAAAAGAATCTCCACCTTGTACCAGCACCTACCGCTCCATCAGCGTGCCGGGGGAGGGGAATGGCTGGAACCCGGCGGATCCCCAACGGACTTTGACCTCCTGCACAGGCAAGATCTGGCAGGGTCGTATCACCCTCTATCAGGAACAATACAAATTTGCCGCCGATGGGGCATGGACCGTCAACTGGGGGCAGGATGGCCAGCAGGATGGCCCCAACTTCCCGGCCCGTAGTCCTGGAGTTTACGAAGTCACCTTCAACGAAGCCGATCCGGCCCATCCCCGCTTCGACTTCCTCCAGGAAGCTCCGGCGCAACCTCTCCATTTCGTCTGCGAGAATGGTCACACGGTGCCGGGCATCAGCGTCTATGTGGTGGGCAATGTGGATGAACTAGGCGCTTGGGAACCGGGCAAAGCCATCAAACTGGAACCGGATGGCCCTTATCCCACCTGGACTGGATGGATCCCCAATCTGCCCCCCGAGACCCCCATTGAATGGAAGTGCATCAAGCGCCAGGAACAGGGAGAGTCCCCCCAGGTCGTGCAGTGGGAGCCGGGAGACAATCATATCGTGGACCGTGGCCAGGCGGAGCAAAGGGGCGGATTCTGA